From Parasteatoda tepidariorum isolate YZ-2023 chromosome 1, CAS_Ptep_4.0, whole genome shotgun sequence, one genomic window encodes:
- the LOC107446764 gene encoding uncharacterized protein, with translation MGKNWSRKQCDNFSRDLSHHPKRAECDYVAIYSKEDGKCLGSHPTEGQEVSTEEVEMLKRAFINPTMLYSYGIVLRGDKFTFVKVEKEAILGRKVDESCLIVQLDQGILICIYGSSLLTKDIYKHFIEIYEKYNRA, from the exons ttGGAGCAGAAAGCAATGTGATAATTTCTCTCGAGATCTCTCTCACCATCCAAAACGTGCGGAATGTGATTATGTCGCTATTTACTCTAAAGAAGATGGAAAGTGTTTGGGTAGTCACCCAACGGAAGGGCAGGAG GTTAGTACAGAAGAAGTGGAGATGTTGAAGAGAGCATTTATTAATCCCACAATGCTCTATTCATATGGCATAGTTTTGAGAGGCGATAAATTCACTTTTGTAAAAGTTGAAAAGGAGGCTATATTAGGAAGAAAAGTTGATGAGTCCTGTCTTATAGTGCAACTGGATCAAG GTATCCTCATTTGCATCTATGGCTCAAGTCTATTAACAAAAGATATTTACAAgcactttattgaaatttatgagaaatataACAGAGCTTAA